The window CAATAAACCTaacgaaaatcaaaatttcattatTGGGGAAGCAGATCAGATCGCTAACAACGGAATATCAAAACAACAGATAGATACGAATTATTCGGAGAGATCGACTGAGAGAGAGCGAAACACGGCCGTAGATACGCAGAGTTTGTTAAAATCTCGAAACCGCCTAGCGTcatggaaaataaaagaggaaCCAGCcgttaaaagttttaaaaaatgccCTCAAGATACGTTAGCCAATCATATACAGTTTTGCCACACTTGGCATTTACACATCTTTTAAGtaccaaagaagaaaagaactgGTGTTAGGCAAAAGAAAGGTAATATAAATCAGTCATGTGCAAATCTAATTTTCAtgttatacacaaaaaaaaaaccacatacAGTACAATGATTTACATGTTGACAAGAGTCAATGATCAATCTTCCTTGAGACTATTTGGGAGCATAGGAGACAAGCCAAGATCTTTGCACAACTCTTCATCAGGCTGCAAGCTTCCAGGGATTGCACCAAACGCTCTTCTCGAGGTTTCAAATCCCGACGCCAAGAAATGAATATATGCAGACATGTCCTCCAAGTTTTTCCCTACACTAATCGAAGACGACGCAAAGGCACTTCTCTTTGATAAGTTTGAATCAACTCTTGATAACCGACTCAGATCAGAGGCTTTAATAAACCGTTGTGTAGCAGCTTCCCAGGATAGTTCATGTCTCTGTTGCTCTGTTAGTTGTGATGGTTGTTCCCCAAGAGCCTTGAGTGTGGCTCTAACAAAACCGTTTCCATCGTCATATACTCTGCAGTTGGGAAACTGTTTGAAGAACTCATTCGATATGTGATTTGCGCACACTACGATTTTTCCCATCGCCAAGGCTTCTGCAGTTGTTGTGCAGACAACATCTGTCGTGCTCGGGTTAAGAAACACTTTATAGCTGAAATGGAAGATGTACAAGTTTAAGCTATATATACAGAATCCAATATAGACTGCAAGGTGGAAAGTTGATGTTGAGGCATCATTACTTAGATAAAGATAATGACATGATGCATATTTGGCTGTTAAACAAGAGACTTACTTGTGAAATAGTGAGTCGGCGTGATCACGTCCTGGGTAAACATTAACCTTCAAGTCGAGTTTCCGGGCTGcttctttgatctcttcagaGTCCTCTCCATCACCGTATAAATTAACCTCTAACTCAGCGAGTTCCTTTTGGTTTTTCTCAAGTAGTTTAAGAAGCTCCTTGTACCCTTTGCTCCAGACCATCTTACCAATGTAATATGCGTCTTTAGTGAAGGGCTGTTCCTGGAGCTTCTGCTGTTCTAGTTTTCTCAACCCAATCTCgagaaatttagggtttacaCCATGAACATTGCAGACTACATGATTAGGGTATTCTTGAGTCGCAGAGGATAATCTGATTACCTGCAGGAGTAAGATCATTAGTAAAAGTTCTGATTAACATCATAATGGCTGGTCATAGGCCAATAAACTGTCTTGATTTACATCCAGTCATTAGATAATCATACGAAGATaccaatatatacaaaatttagcAATCAATCCATCATGTTCTGGCTATAAAGAAGTTTACCTTGTGGCAGTAAATGCCAACAACCCAACTATTTAAGTACTTGAGGAGAAAAGCTTTGACACGaccttgtttctctcttttcacGTATTCCAAGTAGTTTGTGTGTACGATCCCTATGACGTAGTTGAACttagttttccatttttttccatGATGAAACCATGTGAGATGCTCAGGCTCCTCGAGGACAGCAATGTCTGCCTCCTCATCAGGAATGGCATTAGATATATCCCCAACAGGAAGAATACTTCTTTTGTCCGTGGCAAACTGCAGTAAGATAATTTGAATAGCTAAGAATCCATGAAAGTTACTGAGAAACGAAGAATTTGAAGAAAACTCAGCAAGGCGAGATTGAAACTAAACTAAGAAAGATAACATCAGCATTGATGGGTGCCCATTGGTTCACAcgcaaaaagagagaaaaatg is drawn from Camelina sativa cultivar DH55 chromosome 8, Cs, whole genome shotgun sequence and contains these coding sequences:
- the LOC104705318 gene encoding digalactosyldiacylglycerol synthase 2, chloroplastic-like codes for the protein MKKQQQEQQHIAIFTTASIPWLTGTAVNPLFRAAYLANEGDRRVTLVIPWLTVKHQKLVYPNSITFRSPSEQEAYVRRWLEERLSFRLGFQIRFYPAKFATDKRSILPVGDISNAIPDEEADIAVLEEPEHLTWFHHGKKWKTKFNYVIGIVHTNYLEYVKREKQGRVKAFLLKYLNSWVVGIYCHKVIRLSSATQEYPNHVVCNVHGVNPKFLEIGLRKLEQQKLQEQPFTKDAYYIGKMVWSKGYKELLKLLEKNQKELAELEVNLYGDGEDSEEIKEAARKLDLKVNVYPGRDHADSLFHNYKVFLNPSTTDVVCTTTAEALAMGKIVVCANHISNEFFKQFPNCRVYDDGNGFVRATLKALGEQPSQLTEQQRHELSWEAATQRFIKASDLSRLSRVDSNLSKRSAFASSSISVGKNLEDMSAYIHFLASGFETSRRAFGAIPGSLQPDEELCKDLGLSPMLPNSLKED